The Liolophura sinensis isolate JHLJ2023 chromosome 6, CUHK_Ljap_v2, whole genome shotgun sequence genomic sequence TCGAACAAGTAACCTTCAGCGAAACCTTTTGGTTTGGCCAGTTCCACAGAACGACTGGATGCGTTAGCAGTTTTTGCCGATTCGCTCACCTGAAAATATCAACAGAAAAGAATTTGATTGTGATAGCATCATCAATATTGGTACAATACAAGGATTATGCATGTTTGCTTGCGGTTTTTACAGTACAAGGATAGTTTCTTAATAAGATTTCACTAAAACAAACAAGTCTTGAAAGTCTTAATCTATAATACCAAAAGGTAAAGCACAGCACTTAGCCTCGAGTGCGAGGCTTGTGCTGTTTTCTTGTGGATTTGAACGCTGTTTTGGTAGTTGAATTGACCTTTCAAATCCAAAAGGGACCGTCCGAGTGCTTGAAAGTAACTTGAAATTAAACATTATCTGATGTTTAATGTGATTACGTATTTTAAGAAACAGTCTGcgtaaaatgtatgaaatggTCGGGAAAATAAACATCTTTCGGATGTTCAAGGAgataatgtatttaaaaaaaaacaatatgccTGCGTAAAATGTTCTGGTCTATCTCTCATCGACAGCAACAGATGGGTTCTATTTTAGAATGTCCATTGATCTTAGTTTCACTCTGGCCGCCTTTACAAACGTTGGTTTTGTGTCTATCCCGGTGAAAGCTGGGAATATAATCGAGTTTATGTTTTTAAGCGTGTGCGGTAGAGAGCACAGAGGAGCTGCTTTCTTCGCTTAAGCGGTTTGGATCTCGGACTCAAGCTGAGAAGACAAAAAGAAATGTACATTGTTCCAAACGAAAACACCCTAGACTAAAGTGAAGCACTGACCTGCCATTCTGGATCTCTGTACTGCCCACTGTCTCTCACTTTGGCTTGAGCTAGATTCTCTGTATGGGGAGAAGCCTTAGCACTCAATGTCGCTGGGCTCACTACGCTCTGTACCTCACGTGGACGCTGGTATTGGCTGTGGACGTCTTTATAGCGCGCTAAATACAGCGTTCTCTCTCGGTCTCCACATTTCATGGCGGGTTTACTGACTTCCCAAAGCACACTGGAGCGACCGCAACTGTACTCGAACTGCCGccttccaaaaagaaaaaaaagacggAGTTCATGTTACATATTAAGACTTTCAACGAAATCAAATTGAATTGGACtcactgtacagtatatatCCGATGTTGTAAACCCCAGTGTTTTGCTCAGACGCAGAATAATGAAGTGTGTACCTGTTTTCTGTAAATTGAGGATGTGTTGACTTCGGTGTGGCCAGGGCTTGAACTCTGGCACTTGCCTCTGCTTTTTGGGCCGTTGGGCTAGTTTCCAGAAGTTGTGAAGCTCGCCCACAGCTGTAGAAGTACAAGGGTCTGCAAGAAACAAGTCACAGTGTCGCAGTGCTTTGAAAATACCGACTTCCATGCATGCACATACCACATCGATTATGGGCAGTTATCAGTATGCAAAATCTACTAAATGATATGGTGTGCACAaggtggattttttttatacacttttAACGAAATCGTACGAAAGCACCACATTTTGATTTTCTACGACAAAGTCTTGACTCAGTGTGAAGGTATTTACAGATTTTTGTTACCAATGTAGCCATACCTGTTCAGTTCATCTTCTCCTTGATGATTGCGCTTTGGCGTGGCCAGGTATCGAACTCTCTCCGATGCCTCTGCTTTGAGGGCGGCGGACGAGATGGGCTCTATTGTGGACTGGTCACCCCAAGTTACCCGCGGCCTGAGCATTaaaaacatgtacttgtagctgATAATAGGGTTAAGACCCAAATTATGCATACAGTCGAATTTTTGCtaatattttagaatagcccaaatagtTAAGGTTTGCAAAATATCAGCGTcgtctgtgcatgtgttactgttcaaaatcgATTCTAAAGTTcgtaaaatttataatgcagGTCGCATTTCAAAATTTCGAATCATTTTAATACTGATGTTTTCTGAAAAGCAATAACTGGTATTTGTTaatagagaaaatttgatttgataagCGAATATCGATTTTTAgccaaaaaaaatctgttataaTATCTTATAGTTAGTGATGCATGAATGGTACTATATCGCAGTGTTAAGACGTACTCACCCAAACCGTGTCCACCATATTGACTTCTCAGGGCGTGGCCTAGATAGCTCCTGGAACCTATGAGATAGGAATTAAGTTCTGACGTACCGACATGATGGACAGGTATACGAATGCTGTCGAAGGAAAAATGGGGGACCTATGGACCTAACCTAGTGACCAAGTAGGAGAATAATTATGAACATTTGCATGATTAACTTTTTttaagggggaggggggggttAGAGAGAAATCTGTTTTTGCTCAGGAACGGATAATTTTGCAACTATTGCTTGGGACTAGAGTTTTAAGTGAGAAAGTATTGTGCTATTGGAATGCTACAGGTCTATATCTGAAGGTTTTTGTTTCACAAAGAcgtgtagttacatgtattatgaaaataaagtatGGAGTATTGGTAGTGTCTTTGACCTCATGTGATTTTTTACAGTATACAGTTATTGGGCGTTCTGATCGTAAGAGTTACCTTCCGAATCCGTCGTCGCTGTAGGAAACTGAAAAAAGAGTATTTGAGATCAGTTAAGACTTGTTAAGGAGACTGGTTCTTGCAGTAAACGTCGTCTGCTTGGCATGACAGCCGTATAAATTGGGAAGCAGAAACTTTTAAGCAttagtatatatgtactgtataggTAGCTAACACACAAGCAGGTTTTATGAAGCCAAACCAAAACCAATATGGACGGTACGTCCCAAGAATATTACAGGGTGTTAACTGAGTCATGTAAACTGTAAGCTGTCATCGTTGATTTCTTGTTAGAGTATCAGCTCTTCGTTCTTCACCTGTAAAGCATGATCATAATGatataacaaaagaaaaacaaaaaaacaaagttcAAAGCATATGCATGGAGAAATTATGCGGGCCATTTTCAGAAGTTAAAAGTGGATCCAGCGATCCCATCGAGGTATCGAGAATCGCGGTCAACCTTACACTGTGTGTGGTTTAGGGACCTGTATTTCTTTTAGTCTGTATGGACTATACTTTGCCTCGAATGTGACTttatcacatatatattatacctTTGTCGGCACTTCGCGACCGTCTGGGAAGCCGGTGGTTGGGATCAGGAGTGCTCCTCTGATGGCGCCCGGGTCTAGCCGAGTGAGATTGCGAGTTGTTTTGAAGCTTAGCATCAGGATCAGTTTTGTTGTTGCCCTGTGCACTGCCCTGCTGACCTGTCCGGTCAGAACCAACTTTGTCTTAAATGCGAGGGGAAAGTAGAAGGCATGGGGTTAAAATTAAAGCCATATGTAAGAAAACGTCATACcttctgttatacatgtagctatattaGAAtgttaggggggggggggaacgaCAATATGCTAGTCCATGTGTTATCAGTTATAAACATTGGAGACATTTAGTTAGAATTTACGAGTTCAACTTGTACCTTGTAACTTCAAACCAGAAAAGGTAAACTGATTGTAGTTTATAGTTAGAAgattctaactaaaggtctctaattGAGACGTTTAGCTTTGAGCTTTTGATCTTCGTATTTGCATACTTTAGATACGTTATCTTAGTTATTAAACCATCAACATATTGCATGTAGCACGGTTGAATGATAACATATATGTCATTACTGTTTGTATGGCAGTTTTCTGTAGAAGATGTATGGTTCAGTGGGCTTTTTACGTGTCGCTTTTCCCgtgctatatatatgtacaaaagcaGGTTATACCCATGTGCATGGCATAATACGAGCTGTGGGCTACCTTTTTGTGACCTTGCAATTGGCTGCCAATAAGGTCTTGTTAATTATTAATCTGTGCATTATCGAGCTGTTCAAAACAGCTGTGGCGCAGCCGAGCTTTACCTATTAAAAACTTAATTCCCCACACAGCCGAAGTAATCCTGCTGTAAGGGATTAAGTCGAGATTTTGGCGTGTCTTCGGTGAGCGCGCATTACCTGTCCCGTCATAAATACCACTACAGTTCAAGGGGATTCTAGCGAACCATTGTCACATAACTATTCAGATAAATTTCTTTTAgctttccatttttttgtttgaaataaacattaaattatatgaaataatggTACGCTTTACACCCATTGCACCCCAAACTTAAGACAGTTGATGTGAACGGTCCTGGCggtaaatattatatataaaacatatttgtattgATGGAAGCCGAACGTATATCTGAAATACTGCAACAAGCCAATACAGGGGTAAAGAAGTGAGTGTAGGATTTATAAATTAGATACGCCTTTAACGCCAAATATAAGCATAAGCTGCAGATCAAATACTTTACTTAACATGGGATTAACACATATACGTCTGCCATGTCAACACATATCTATACCAGAGTTCTACTTCCATATATATACCTTGCCTGGGTACTTCATGGCACGTGTCAAGTGATATTCATTTCTTGGCAACACGACACTGTCTGCTCCTTGGTTCTACTCGGTCACCTCTATTGTCTCAGAACAAGTGCTATGTCAGTACCCCCTATCACATTCCCAGCCCTCAAACCATCCCTGGGGGTCATATATTGGCAATTACATTATTATAATTCAATATAGGACCTAGTAGGCGGCATAATTTTATATTCTTAATTATATAGAGGCGAGAAACAACAAAAACCGAAACAAAGTAAACCGAACAGAAAGTATGTTATTACGTACTGGTTAGCAGACAAGACAGATAAATGAAACTAACCTTCCTGAGCAGTCGACATGTTGTTGTGGTAGGTGGATGCAGTATAGTCAACGTCCGCGTGTACCCAGCGCTGTCTGATCTACCGTCTGTCTCATTGCAGCGGCCGGCCTGGTCTGTCACTGGGGCAGCCATAGCAACGCGTGAGTACGTCATGTGACTGTTTGTAACGACGTCTCTCTCTTTTACCCCCAGAGCCCTAGCCAGCCTGCGAATAATCGGATTCAGACATTACATAAATCCGTAACAAACTACTTCTCAGGTATTGAATTTGTCGATAGGGATCAGCgagtgtatatacatagattTAACGAAGATTTATGGTCGAAGCCAAGATCTTGATATACCCAATAGTACCGAGATTGTGTAAATTGGTCAATTAATGCCAATTTGTTATGGAAGATGCGCACAattattttcattgaaaacaGTGTATAGcttatacatattttgttgagAATTTTTCAAATAGAAATAGCCGCAATCGTACCAGCTATAgttcttttaaatatatatatagggtgCCAAACCAAAGACGCTTTTGTGGAGTTTTCACCTGTAAAAATCTATTTTTCTCAAACGAATTTAAACCGGTGTCATCTTCAGCCAAGTCACGGAATGAGACTGAGAATGATTAATCTTGAACTTAGCGGCGGAATTCCGCTCAGTCCTGACACCATGCCACAAGAGGAGGTTGCTCTGTAGTGTCACCATCGTGTTTTGACTATATGTGCTTCTATTTTGAGAGAGTATATATTTTCCCGCCAATTTTCATATGTCCATATACTTGTGACCAAACAGTTGACCTCCAGAGTAACAATTTCTCTCATTAGGGTTGGGAACATCATATATGATTATCAGAGGCCAAAAACAGGAAATAAGATATAGAAAGGATGTTAATTCATTTGTCTGTCACATTTGCAATACGAAAGAATTCGCACACGACAATGATTTTCTTGTAAGAGTATAAATCCCTGTATGAATAATGGAAGGATATGCTGATCAGTTTGCTACAATACTATATAACATGTAGCATACAGTCGTCATATAGCGTTAATCGATCAACGTTCAGGGTTTTCATACACGCGCATGTATGTATTCGTGAATACGAAACCAGAGATCAATTCTTGACTTGAGCCAAAATTTAAGAGTTAATTTAGAGGCTCTAAAAATTCAAGATTTTGACACTCTTAAGTGCTGTTTTCTGACAATTGAGTccaatttcatttttcagtacGAAAAGCAGACCACTTTGATTAGGTTTTTGATTTTAACTGAAGTCacaaatggttttgtggaatctgTCACAGAACGTCTGGAAGGTATTTTAATTGTGTATTCTGTATGTTTTAAAACAGGTTGTGTGACACCAGTCAAGGTCGGTGATACCGCCAAAAAGTGTATTGTTCCCCGACGGAGGATGCCAACTCGGGGCTTTGAGGCCGCCTTGCGGAATGGTCATTTCCCTTCCCTTTCTCCTGTCACCGTTACACAGCCCGCACCGAGAAAAGTTGATGAGTCACTTCTGGGTGAGTTTTTAGCAAGCTCATTTCAAACAGCATTCATggattcattgattcattgatttattgtaactgttaCCGCGTTCTGCCAAATCTGTGCACAGCCCGCAGTCGGAAAATTCGATGAGCCACTTCTGGGTGGGTTTTGGGTGAGCTCAGTTCGAACAACATTCAtggatttattcttttattgtaACTATTAGCTCTTGTTTTAAATCATTCAGTTTGGACATTAGATGCATATAACGCACCCTGCAGATCAGTGGATTTATAGTGTAAGGTGATCCTTTTCTCCACTCAGACATACACTCAGAAGAGCATAGCCTATATATCCACTTCATtgcagaataataataataaagcaaataaaagtgtgtaaaaaaaaaacgacaagtTTGGGCATGATTTAACCATTGGTGTTGGCGTTTTCAGCGGCTTTAGTTCGAGTGAGACGTCGATTACGGTTTGGGCGGAAACCTCCGAAAGAAAGGAGCATTGTGACTCAGACAGATGTGTTACAGGTAATGTCTGTCGAGATTGAACAGATCACTTAGGTTAGCAGTTATTGTCTGATACTtacttaggtcaaaatttaaaatacggTTTTAGAGCTTATTAATTGAAGTAAATTTCAGTTTCCTAtgccaaaaactaagcatttaTTGCGACGAGACTTACAATGTAAGGAAAAGTTTTATAGAATCCTCCCCATGTAGAAGCCAGGTTGTAGGAATGCGAGATCGACCCATTGTATTGGTAGGCCTATTATAGCTAATATGTGTGGTAGCTCAGAGAATTTTCGCACATTTACGTAGCCTAACCAAATAGAAGATTACCGTTCACGTATAGTAGTGACgcatttaaaactatttttcttCATGGCCACAATACTCCCGAAGGTACAAAGCCTGTAACTAGTTT encodes the following:
- the LOC135467651 gene encoding sperm microtubule associated protein 2-like, with product MSTAQEDKVGSDRTGQQGSAQGNNKTDPDAKLQNNSQSHSARPGRHQRSTPDPNHRLPRRSRSADKVSYSDDGFGRFQELSRPRPEKSIWWTRFGPRVTWGDQSTIEPISSAALKAEASERVRYLATPKRNHQGEDELNRPLYFYSCGRASQLLETSPTAQKAEASARVQALATPKSTHPQFTENRRQFEYSCGRSSVLWEVSKPAMKCGDRERTLYLARYKDVHSQYQRPREVQSVVSPATLSAKASPHTENLAQAKVRDSGQYRDPEWQVSESAKTANASSRSVELAKPKGFAEGYLFEREVQWPVSRSAKRAVATTRISQLAQPIVRASMDHVQFNPDAFLVKQNALKGTISRRVAELAQPVVR